One Granulicella sp. 5B5 DNA window includes the following coding sequences:
- a CDS encoding MIP/aquaporin family protein encodes MVLILLGNGVVAGVLLKRSKAEGAGWLTITAAWGLAVFAGVFTSTAWGSADAHLNPAITVASGIMTGDWHKALVYIPAQILGAMAGQALVVALYWPHWAVTKDADAKLACFCTGPAIRKPLANVVAEMIGTFTLFLVIAAITSKAVGGASGLAIGLSPFLVGMLVWGIGMSLGGVTGYAINPARDFGPRLVHSLLPLPGKRDADWGYAWVPILGPVMGVSLAAVLIRCFN; translated from the coding sequence ATGGTCCTTATCCTTCTGGGCAACGGCGTGGTTGCCGGGGTGCTGCTGAAGCGGTCGAAGGCCGAGGGGGCCGGGTGGTTGACGATTACGGCTGCGTGGGGGCTGGCGGTGTTTGCCGGGGTATTCACGTCGACGGCATGGGGCAGTGCCGATGCTCACCTGAACCCTGCGATTACGGTGGCTTCGGGGATCATGACCGGGGACTGGCATAAGGCGCTGGTCTATATTCCGGCGCAGATCCTTGGGGCGATGGCAGGGCAGGCGCTGGTGGTGGCGCTGTACTGGCCTCACTGGGCGGTGACCAAGGATGCCGATGCCAAGCTGGCGTGCTTCTGCACGGGGCCTGCGATACGGAAGCCTCTGGCGAATGTGGTGGCGGAGATGATTGGGACGTTCACTCTGTTTCTGGTGATTGCTGCGATTACTTCGAAGGCCGTGGGTGGCGCCAGTGGGTTGGCGATCGGACTTTCACCATTTTTGGTGGGGATGCTGGTGTGGGGGATCGGCATGTCGCTGGGCGGCGTGACGGGGTATGCGATCAATCCGGCGCGCGACTTTGGGCCTCGGCTGGTGCATAGCCTGCTGCCGCTGCCGGGGAAGCGGGATGCGGACTGGGGCTATGCGTGGGTGCCGATCCTGGGGCCGGTTATGGGGGTCTCGCTGGCGGCGGTGCTGATCCGGTGCTTCAACTGA
- a CDS encoding purine nucleoside permease, whose product MRTLTHRVFTTKAATLLRALCVLCVCLSLFGRTQAQTPEHPWHIRAVVISTFEVGNDTGDIPGEYQFWVEREHLDQIVDFPGGADLPAGQHALRTNKDHTILGMLSGTTLTNATASMMALGLDPRFDLTHAYFLINGIAGVDPNVASIGSAAWAHYVVGDVVRMIDPREMPKDWPYGLFPTGSIRPNPPTTDAPSWHRSNLFTLNPKLVDWAYAQTKDLKLMDDPKVATFRTRYTGYPNAQRPPFVLLGDTFASDYYWHGAIMNKFAEDWVRLWTKGQGTFAMTEMEDSGFLLAAERLSHMHRIDYDRILDLRTGSNFSMPAPGHEPVESLTAPYIGSKVSLETAYLCGSTVLHKILDNWSTTRDTIPGN is encoded by the coding sequence ATGCGCACCCTCACCCATCGTGTCTTCACCACGAAAGCCGCCACGCTCCTCCGCGCTCTCTGCGTCCTCTGCGTTTGTCTCTCGCTCTTCGGCCGCACTCAAGCGCAGACGCCCGAGCACCCCTGGCACATCCGCGCCGTCGTCATCTCCACCTTCGAGGTCGGCAACGACACCGGCGACATCCCCGGGGAGTACCAGTTTTGGGTCGAGCGCGAGCACCTCGATCAAATCGTCGACTTTCCCGGCGGCGCCGACCTGCCCGCAGGCCAGCACGCCCTCCGCACCAACAAAGACCACACCATCCTCGGCATGCTCAGCGGTACCACGCTCACCAACGCCACCGCCAGCATGATGGCCCTCGGCCTCGACCCGCGCTTCGACCTCACCCACGCCTACTTCCTCATCAACGGCATCGCCGGCGTCGACCCCAACGTCGCCAGCATCGGCTCCGCCGCCTGGGCGCACTACGTCGTCGGCGACGTCGTCCGCATGATCGACCCCCGCGAGATGCCCAAGGACTGGCCCTACGGCCTCTTCCCCACCGGCTCCATCCGCCCCAACCCGCCCACCACGGACGCCCCTAGCTGGCACCGTTCCAACCTCTTCACCCTCAACCCCAAACTCGTCGACTGGGCCTACGCACAGACCAAAGATCTAAAGCTCATGGACGATCCCAAAGTCGCCACCTTCCGCACTCGCTACACCGGCTACCCCAACGCCCAGCGCCCGCCCTTCGTCCTGCTCGGCGACACCTTCGCCTCCGACTACTACTGGCACGGCGCCATCATGAACAAGTTCGCCGAGGACTGGGTCCGCCTCTGGACCAAGGGCCAGGGCACCTTCGCCATGACCGAGATGGAAGACTCCGGCTTCCTGCTCGCAGCCGAGCGCCTCAGCCACATGCACCGCATCGACTACGACCGCATCCTCGACCTCCGCACCGGCAGCAACTTCTCCATGCCCGCCCCCGGCCACGAGCCCGTCGAGAGCCTCACCGCACCCTACATCGGCAGCAAGGTCTCGCTCGAAACCGCCTACCTCTGCGGTTCCACCGTCCTGCACAAGATCCTCGACAACTGGTCCACCACCCGCGACACCATCCCCGGCAACTGA